In Cervus canadensis isolate Bull #8, Minnesota chromosome 7, ASM1932006v1, whole genome shotgun sequence, the DNA window ggtcacagagagtcggacatgactgagcatctatcACTCACTCAGCCTGAGTTAGCTTCTTAAAGGTCCTATCTCCAAAGTCACATTGAAGGCTAGAGCATCAACCTATGAATTTGGGAGCCACAAAATTCAGTCTTATTAATAAGCTGGTGAACTTGAATTTGGAAGGTAGGGGCTCCGGTACTGACTTTTCCTGAACCTAATTAAGTGCTTTTGGGCGGCAAGTCCATTATCCTCTAGGAGCCTCAACTTCATCTCTAACATGTGGCCAGTTTTACAGGGCTGTTGAGAAGCTGAAATGAGATCATGGCTGGAGGACATTTCATGGACTATAAGTTCCTACACAATAATAATGATTTAACTATTTCTTCTCTTACTATATCATCTTGTAGTAATTGATTTTAAATTCATTGTATCAGTCAATATATATGCAAGgaatcattgttattattaccaCATGACTTCCTAAAGGGAAATTTGTTTATAATTTGTACCCTCTCTTGCAGGAAAGGTTCAAGGCAGCACATGATGAAAACACTTATGTATGAGAGGGCATTACCTGTCACTTCTCACAGAGGCTGCAGAAAAGGCCCAGGAAGCTGTTGATGAAATGAATGACCACCAGGAGAATCTGGAGGAGGCTGATGCACAGAAGGGTGGAGAAGAAGCACACGTGCCAAACGACAGCTTTAGAAGGCTCCAGGCAGACAGAGTTCCAGAGTGAATGTTCATACAAATAATTCCTGTCCCCAAAAATAAGGAGACCAGGGGTTGGAATAAGTAAGAAAAGTCCAAGCAACCTCAATAGAAACCTGGGTTCACCCTCAGCTCAGGTCGTAGGATTAGACTTTTGAGGGTGACTCTTTTTGTATTTGCAATTTTCTAAGAATCAGAGAAGCAGGATGCTAGAGTGCATGACCAAAAGGGGTTTGTAGCCCAtgtgtgtgtctttctctttccgaAAAACTGCAAATCCAAGTTTCCATCCATTTACCTGTTATGCAGGTCTTTGAATGGGTAACCATGTTCCCAAGCCTGTGTCTGATTGAAGGGTGAGACATCGAACATGCAAAAAGGACCATCTTTCAGGGCTACTCCAGAAGTGATAAAGCAAATGAAGGCTCCAAGCAAAGCCAGGCCACTTGACAACAGAGCGGTAAGCATCTACACAAGGAGAGAAGAAACAGTGAGCCTGAGATGGGGTCATGACTCAGTGACTAGGTGACTTGTGGGGTGATCTGGACAAGTCTCACTTCTCTGGTGCTCAGGCTTTCCCCAGTCATGGGGATAATTCTACCCACAGCACCTCCTTGAAAACATAACCAAGGTAGGGTTGGTTGACAAGGGGTCACTGAGTAGAGCCAGGAAGGGGTGGGAAAGAAAGAacaggaggcgggagggggagaCACTGGCACCTGGACCAGGCAGCAGGCTCTTCAGAGCTTCTCAGCAGATTGGCATCAAAAATTGTACACTCAGGCTGCAGTCATTCAGTCTCTGGTTTAAAGGGTCAGGCTGGTTATCCAAGCCCCACTCCAACCCTTTTAAGGGAAGgctatattttttcaaaagttccAAGCTGCCATCCATGATTCCTCTCTTTGTCTAatcaaggaaggaagggaggaagagggagaagaagaaaggaaaggagggagggagggagacagagacagagagatggggaGACCAAGTCAGAGCTTACACTAAAATGACTTGAGTTCTGTCATTGTACTTTTCTAGTCTGTGCACCACTCATTTCCCTCCCAAAAGATAGTAACGTGTTTATTTCCTTGGCAGGATTCTAACTTCCAAATTGGTTTCTTTCTGAGagtactagatttttttttcaccttccaAAAGAACATAtgttaaaagtttaaataaaacatatatatatgtgtatatatgtatatacacacacacacacatatatatatacaaaaaccaTATATAGTTTTTATGTAGAATCATAGAGTCATTTTCCCACTGATGtcaagctggtttaaaactcaggaGGGGCCAAAGAAAGGTGCATACTAGGTTTTGACTCTTAAATTAAAAGATTCAAGATGAATTAGTCTGACATAAGCCTAGGATGGTGGTTCTGGAAATATGGTCCCTGTCCTAGCAACATCAcatcacctggaaacttgttagaaatgcaaattctcctcCCCCAACCCAGTCCTATGGAGTCAGAAACACTCAGGGTGGGGGGtgccagcaatctgtgttttagcACAGCCTGCAGGGATTCTGATGCACGCATTCAAGTCTAAGGGCCACTTGCCTAGGGGAaaaccagacatgactgagaacagaTAGTGAATGAGATATATGGGtgtttatatttaattctttaactGTAATTCTAAATCAGCGGGGTTTCCATTATGTGGGTTGTAGATATCAAAGCAGACTGTAGATTTACTGTAAAAAGGACACAGATTCATGTGTCTGAGGCTGAATGAGCAATACACCTTATACACTTATGtactgagatatttcaaatatatatagatGCTGCTGTAATTAATAAAGTGCACATTtattctgggcctcagtttcattttctgtgaaatggagacGTTAGACTAGAATCTAGTCATCAAATCTCTGGAGAGACTTTCAgccctaaaaaaaattaaaatagccaGGAAATTTTCTATCAGTGACATATGACTACAAAGAACGTAATTCATGTCCGTATTGTTCAACAGGCTAAAACTAATAATAAGAACAGctcatatataactgaatcactttgctgtactacAGAAATTAACAGGACATTGTAaacaaccatacttcaataaaataaattttaaaagaacagttcCCCACAAATGTGTAGACATTCATGGTTCATTAACACTCCCTGGACTTGATTCTCTTAACTCTCATTTTAACAGAAGGACCTCAGGTTCAGAAACCTTGCCCAAGAGCTTAGGACTTTTAAGAAGTATGGTCAGAACCTGACTTCATACCCCAAAACTGAAATTGCCTCATCACTCTGCCTCTAAAGTTGTAGAATGTGGGGACATTCTAGCTCTTAGAAGAGTAGAATGGGTTCTTACCCTACGGCAGGGCCCGATCTTACTGAAGCAGCCATATCTCCAGCCCATCAGGGAGATGAGGGTAGCTGCAGTGAGCACCTAGGAGAAGAGGGATGTGTGTTAAGAAGAGATTAGGTAATTTACATCTCTAACTGCCACCTAAGGCTGTTGAAACGGAGTGGTTGGACATCTCACCTGGACTTAGTTATCCTGTATTTCCCAGAGGGTTTGGCTTTGGCTGTCAGGACCCAATTTTGAATGACTAGCCTGATATGATTCTATGGACGGCAGCATTCACACCCAGCCTACCTAGTCCAAAATCCAGCAAACTTTGATCAGTCTTCCTAGGGTCTTCTATCCCTTGGAGTTGCTATAGATTCACAATCAGTTTGTTAGTTCAAACTTGTTTTCAAGAAATTACAAAACTCCTTCCCTCACCCCGACTTCGTTGCTCCACTCCTGGGGGACACTTTGGGAATTCACACTCAGGGAACCCTGGACACTTACCATGAGGCCTCctccccagagcccagagcccagcaTGGCATGCCTGCCAATGAGGCCCCTCAACAGGTAGGTCACATCCCAGTTAGGAAACAGGAGCAGTGTGTTGGCCACAGCAGCAAACAGGGCTGTAGTCCCGAGGCTCAGCCCCAGAATGCGGGAGCAGGTCCGTGAGCATGCCATCACACAGGGAGAGGATAGTGTCCTGGAACCAATGGAAGGAGGGTCATGTAGCTCTGTTACTGGGACTGACAGGTAGGGGAAACCCCCAGAGCACAGGGCAGGGTGTCATCCTCTCGCTTTAAAAGTTGTCATTTTCAAGGTGTCCACTGTCACTACTTTCATTCAGCATTGTAcaggggatcttttccagtgcaataagaaaataaaaagcagcaaAAGCCACAGatacaaaagaaagaagtaagaaTGTTATTAGTCACAGGTAACATGATTATCTGCATGGAAAATTATAAGGAATCTATTAAAAAGTTACTAGAATGAATAGGTGAGTTTAGCAAGGTtaccaaataaaaaattaaatacacaaaaatcaattatatttctatatataagcaatgataaattataaaatttaaaagaacatttacaatagcataaaatattaatagaaaatacagataaatttaataaaatctgTGTAAGACCTGtacactaaaaattataaaagttataaaaattataaaaattgctgagaaaaagaaaacccaaataaatGCTGAGATATAACATGTTCACAAATCAAAAGACTCAATATCAATGTAACCTTAGTCAAAATCCTACTAGAGTTTTGTTGTAGAAATTGGCAAGCTGAACCTAAATTTATGTGGAAAAGCAAAGAACCTagatttttcaaaacaattttgaaaaaaagaacataGTTGGAGGACTTATGTGATTTTAAGACAAATAAAGTGGTAGTAATCCCACAGTGAAGTAATCGTATACACAGACATATGGACCACTGGGACAGACTGGAGAATTCAGAAATAGAGTTATACACATACgatcaaatgatttttgaaaaagatattttagtGGGAAAAGgagagtctcttcaacaaatgatccTGGAATAATccatatgtaaaacaaaaatatgtattttgccTATTACTGGAAACCTTATTCAACATTTAACTTGAAATGGACCATGGATCTAAAACCTAATtcaaattttaccaaaaaaaaaaaaaaatggagaaaatcatTGGGATTTCGGATTAGATAAAGAATTTATTAGATAGAATACAAAAAGTACAatctataaaaagtgaaaaacgacttcaaaattaaaaatttttgttcctcAAAACTACCATtcaggggagttccctggtggcctagtggttaaggattctgagctttcacttctgtggcctgggttcaatccctggtcaaggtaCTGAGACTCCTCCACAAGCCATGCGGCATGGCCAAaatccccccaaaacaaaaacacaataagCTACTGATACATGCAATAGCATCGAATCTCAAAGGCATCATGCTAAATGAATGAAGCCAGAAAACTACTCactgtatgattctgtttatgtggacttctagaaaaggcagaactaTAGTCTAGTGATGAGAAGtggatcagtggttgccaggtcCTGGGAACAAAAGAGGGGATTAATATAAGGGACACAAGGAAACTTTTTGAGGTgacagaaatgttctatatcCAGATTCTGGTGAATGCCACAACTACATATATTGACAAAACTCACCAAATTACTCTTAAAATTTgtgaattttatatttcaattatatatcaataaaattgattaaaaattaaaatgttgtgtCCAGATAGGTTGAAAAATGCCTCCTCTATACCGTTACTTTTAGCCATTTCTCCTTTTTAAGTTTTCGCTGATCTGTGAACTTTTTATGTATATGAATTAGAATAGGACTAGTAGTATTTGGTAGACTCAGGTCAGTGTGAATCTGAAAAAACCTATACCATGACATCTCCAAGAAGTGGTTTGTTGCCACTTTGCAATTCAGTTAAATGTCTGTCTCAAGGCTCTGGACACTCCTCTCCTAACAGACAACTTTGCCCATAATCAGAAAATATGTGTGGATCAGAGTCTCCACCCCAATCTCTCttttacatataaacatataatcaaatatataatatttcagaATTAAAGAATTAAGCATAATGTATATATTTGCCCTTACTAATTGTGTGGAATAATTGAACAACATCCATGTAAACACGTCTGGTTTATAAAATGGATCCTTGCCGCTAAGAAATATTACTATCATCTTCCAGTACTTCCTGGGAAGGACTatcctaaattttaattttatcataccttttttaaaatggttttacaAATTAtgaacttaataaaaataaaccaccTTAATTagcctaggattttttttttgtccagacTTCATCTTTTATAGAGACTGGTGTTAGACACAGCATTGAGAAGGCCATTTGGGTGGGGCTGAAGGGGTGGGGTGCTCTTGTGCTGTCAGCCCCCACCTCTCACATTCCCTAGCCTCCACAGGCCTTGGTGATCTTTACTTCCCCTAATCTAAGAGCCCAAACATCTCAGCAGCTCCTCCCAGCAGGGAATTTCCCAGTGcaattgctaatattttattgggaTGAGTTGCCTTCACCATGTGCCCTCTCCACTGGGTTTTTGCTCTGTAAGCCATGTTTCTCACGGTGAGCCAAATAACTTGTCCGTGATGAAAGCAAGTTCAGATCTCTGTGGAGGGGGGGCACATGTTGGAGCAGTTGGGGGTAGGATATGGAGGAACAGTGGCCGTTTCCCCAGAGATACAAAGGGCCTGGCGGGGGGGCGCACCAGGGATCAGGAGGGATGGTGTGTCCCTTCCCCTCCGCCGTCCCCCAGCGGACCACCACAGAGCCATCTTTTCCTGAAGTAGTCCTCCAAGCTGATATGGTACCAGCTATTTCCTCTCTAGGTTTGTGGTCAGGAGACAGGGCACCTGTAAAGTAACAACTCCTCACCCCCAACAGCTTGTGATGCAGCCTCCCGCCGGGCTCTCAGTATGTGTCTCCAATCCAGGGTGAACTAACCAATCCAGGCTGTTAGCAAGTTACCCTACGCACCTCCCAGATGACTGACGTTTTGTTAGCGGCCCAAGAAAGGACTGGTGTGTGGCTGGACTTGGAGGCACGCTCTTTGGCTGGGAGAAACTTCTGCTCAGGAATGCCTTCAGCTGCCTTTGAATCATTCCAGCTATGAGTAGTAAGGCCTGTCTAGACATAGATCACTGACATGGACAAACCCCTAATCTCTTCCATGGCCATATTTCCAATCTGGAGTTTTAGAAGGGAaactaggggcttccccggtggtccagtggctcagacctCGTGCTACCAAtgaaggggacccaggttccatctctgatcagggaactagaccccacaggcCAACtgaaaagatccctcatgccacaaggaagatcaaaggtcccacgtgctgcaactaagacccggtgcagctaaataaataaataagggaaagGAAGAGATATGAACATGCAGAGGAAAACTAAATTGAGCATGGCCTTTGGGATGAGTGGGATTCAGAGGATCCTGGATGTCCTACTTCTCTGCTAAAAGCACTTGTGCTGCTGCTGCATCTCACAGGGCAGTGGCTCAGTTTCAATTTCACTTCCTCCCTCTGACTTTGTTCCTctagaaatcataaaatttttagaaatgcttCCACAAATGTGAGCCAGGAGATTAGCAAAGAGTTTGGCTAATTTGGTATGTGAAGAGACAAGCTGGGTCATAAGGTAAAACTTTACAACCAGGCTTTAGGAGAGGCCCTGATCTAAAGTGAGATCTGGAGTAAGTGAACAACTCATTAACTAGATGTCTGGGTAACAGTTTTAAGTGATCAGTTAAGTCATATAGAAGAGCTTGTAAATTCTGTGTGTCTTTAGATCTACCTTACTACTTAGCCAGCCTTTTTTATCATTCTTTCATCAGTCAAATATTACATTAAGTGACCACTGTCTGCCAAGGCACTATTCACACTGGTGAGCCAGAGACAACCTCTTCTCTTGACTAACTTAAAGTCTGTGGGGACACTAACCAGGCAATGAGCAAGTACTGTGCAGAACTGTCCAACTGAAGGTGTGATGGAAGCACCAGAGGATTGCTTGATCCTGCCTGCAGACGCAATGCACAGCCTCCTGGAGGAAGTGCTATCCAAGCTAAAACTTGACAACAAGGTATTAGATGGGCAAAGTTGGGAAGGGAAAAGTATTCTAAGCATGTGTAAAGGTCTGAAGTTGATAGACTGAGGCAAAGAGATGTTAAattgcctgaagtcacacagagCTTAGCAGCTGAGGCAGGTATCCTCTGGATTAGAAGTTCGTGCTCTTAAAAGCTAGACCAAACTATTAGCTGGCCACCCCCTCACTGGGCCCTTTCATTTCTGCTTACCTGCTTCCAGTGGCAAGAAtcaggatgagagagagagaacctggAAAAGGGCTCCGTGTTCAGAGTGGGCTTAAACTCCTGTGGCCTCAGCTGGGACTCCTGCAGGGTTGGACTGCAGGCTGTTCTTTCAGGACTCCTACAGAGGGCCAGGGAGGCACTGTTTATATGTGGAGGTCACCCAGGCGGGTGCATGGTGTGGAGACATGCCCCCTCAACACCGCCTACAGGTCTCCATAAAGGAAGCTTTCCTCTTCCTGAAGAGCCCTCTCCTGATGACCCACCCTCTGCTCATTTTCATGTGACACTAAGAAAGGAACCAGGAGGCATGGCCTCGTGAGCTAAAATATCTTAGTGAGTCAGAGGATGGTACCCATGAGAAATATCTTAGCCTCCCCTCTTTCCCAAGCAGCAACAGTGTTTCACACACTATCTGCCCATATTTGTTTCACTCTCTGCAAAGTTTGGGCTCTTTGAAAAAAAACAGCACCAAGCAGGGCAgccatcatttttttccttatcacCTTCCATACTTTGCTCTTTGCTGTGCTTCCTTTAATAGCTTTTTAACCTTCCAATTTTCAAGCTCCAGGCCACCATCATCTTGTACcaccattttaataatataacaGAGTGTTTGCTGTTAGATAAGCCATTTGGTTCGGAACAGAAATACCTTCTAAAATCTGAATGATATCTGACAGTCTGCCATCAAATCATTTTAATTGCCTAACTATGAAATGTTCTGGTAGCTCagcgcctgtaatgcaggagaccccagtttgatccctggcttgggaagatccccagagaagggataagctacccactctggttttcgtgggcttccctggtggctcagatggtaaagaataggcccgcaatgcgggagacctgggtttgatccctgggttcggaagattccctggagaagggaaccgctgcccactccagtattcttgcctggagaattccatggacagaggagcctggcaggctacaggccatggtttcccaaagagtcggacaggactgaataactttcactttctttcatgaaatGTCCTAACAGACACTGTATGTAAAATCCTTTTGCTGAAATCCAAGAAAAGGAGAGGGCTTGCATCTTATGCCATGAGAGGAATCTTGCCtcttatttctcaaaataaactTGTGAGATAGGTATTTTGtaaatgagaaactgaggcccagattaTTACTAAGGATCAGTGAACTATGCAAGTTCACATGGCTAATAGGTATTT includes these proteins:
- the TM4SF19 gene encoding transmembrane 4 L6 family member 19, whose protein sequence is MACSRTCSRILGLSLGTTALFAAVANTLLLFPNWDVTYLLRGLIGRHAMLGSGLWGGGLMVLTAATLISLMGWRYGCFSKIGPCRRMLTALLSSGLALLGAFICFITSGVALKDGPFCMFDVSPFNQTQAWEHGYPFKDLHNRNYLYEHSLWNSVCLEPSKAVVWHVCFFSTLLCISLLQILLVVIHFINSFLGLFCSLCEK